GAACCAGTCCTCATCGACCGTGAGACCATCGAGGCCTTGCAGACGCACTTCGACGTCGGTATTTTGACTGGCCGGCCAGCAGCGGAGGCCGACATCGCCCTCGACCGTGCTGGCCTCTCGGTTCCCGACGCCCACCGGTTCACGATGGACGACTGGGAGGCGGGCAAGCCCGACCCCGCCGCTTTGCAGACCCTCGCCGAGCGATTCGACGCCGAGACTGTCGCCTTCGCGGGCGATACCTTAGACGACGTTCGCACGGCTGTCAACGCTGCGGCGGCCGATCACGAGCGCACGTACCACGGGATCGGTGTCCTCACTGGCGGGCTGACTGGCGAAGAGGGGCGTGTGGCATTCGCGGACGCTGGGGCCGAGGCAGTCGTCGAGACGGTCAACGAGTTGCCCGCGTTGCTGGATCCCAGCGGGTGAGGCGTTTTCGGCGCGTGACGCGTCAGTTGCCAATACCGTAGCAGGCTTAACGCCACTCGACCCAATGATGAGATATGCGAGTTGCGATTCTCGGCGGAACCGGTGACGTTGGGGAAGGCCTCGCCCTCCGGTGGGCGCACGACACCGACCACCAGCTTGTCATCGGTTCCCGCGATGCCGAACGAGCCAGGAGCGCTGCGGACGAATACGAGACGGAACTGGCCGACCAGGGCCTGGACGTGACCATCGAGGGACTGGCTAACGAAGCGGCCGTGACGGGTGCCGACGTGGTTGTCACAGCGGTCCCGGCTTACCACCTCGTCGAGACGATCGAAGCCGTCAGAGACGATCTCGCAGCTGGGACGGTACTGGTCAGTCCGGCCGTGGGGATGAAACGGGACGAAGCCGGCATGCACTACAACCGGCCGGGTGCCGGCAGCGTCACGGCGCTTGCGGCCGACGCTGCGCCGGCAGATGTCCCCGTCGTCGGGGCGTTCCACAACCTGGCTGCCGGCCGGCTGGCAGATCTGGACGCCGAGCTCTCCATCGACGTGTTGCTGGTTGGTAACGACGACGATGCACTGGGGACGGTCGCGTCGCTGACCGAGGCTATCGATGGGCTCCGAGCGTTACACGCCGGTCCCATCGACAACGCGGCCGAGGTCGAGTCAGTGACGCCGCTGTTGATCAATCTGGCCCAGTACAACGACGACCACCACGACGTAGGCGCCCGCTTCGAGTAGGCAGCCACTCGATCTGTTTTAGCCATCTCAGTGACACAGTACAGTGTCGTCGCGTCGCTTGATGCTGACAGCGCTGTCTCCTCGCTCGATGGCCACCAAACGCGGGAAAAGCGGAGTGACGTCGCTACGTGGACGCCTCTTCGAGAGCCGATTCGATATCGTCGGCCTGCGTGACGCCGATGAATCGCTCGACGATGCCGTCGTCGTCTTCGATGATCAGGGTCGGCAGCGACCGCACTTGATACTCGTTGGCGACGTCTTGGTTCTCGTCGACGTCGATCTTCTCGAACTCGACGTCCGGCCAGTCGTCTTTGAGGTCTTCGAGGATCGGATCCTGGGTCTTACACGGGCCACACCAGTCTGCTTGAAAGTCCTTGAGAGTGACGGACATGATGCCTACTGTGGTTAGCCGAGGCGGCGAAATAAGGGTTTTCACTGTCCGACTCTCAGTGGGCAACTTCCCCTCTCCCAGCCGGGGCTGACGTGTCGTAAGCCTTAGGCCGATCGGTGGCGTCCACCACGATATGAGCAGCAACGACGGCGGCGGCCTGATGTCGAGTGCCGGTCTCGTCCGGTATTTCGACGCCGAAGACCGTAACGCAATCACGATCGATCCCAAGACGATTGTCGCCTTTGGTGCACTGTTTGGCGTGCTGGTTATCGTCCTGAACATCGTCGCTTGAGCACCCAGGGGCCACCATTCGCGGTCGACCGCGACGTTTTCAAACGCGCCCTGCCAACCGCGAGCACATGCACTTCGATCCGCGAACCCAGCGGGCACTCCGGGAAGTTGGCCTCTCTACTGAAGACATCCAGACGGCGGCCGAGATCGTCGTCGAAGCGACGGACGAGACGGCCGAGGCGATCGAATCGTTCTTCGAGACTCACCAGCAGGTCGTCTCCGACATGACGATGGCCCACAGCGACGCCGACCACCAGACCCACGTCGTCGAGTATATCGATCTCTACACCCACGCCGACGACATCAGGGGCTATCTCCGGTTCGACGACTGGGGCGTCCCTATCGAGGGCGGTCGCGTCCTCGAAGACGGCAAACTCGTCGAACTCGCCCTCGGCTCGACGGTCAACGACCGGGTTCGGTTCGCGCTCGACACTGACACACTATGACGGCTACTGCGCCATTCACGGTCCAGTGCCGTGGGATCTACGCGACGGCACTCACTGACTTGCTCGTCGCAGACGAGCGATTCGCGGTCGGCTGGCCGTCCGGTCCGATCGCCCGCCGGTTCGACGTCGACTTCGAGACGGCCCCACCCGACGCCTCGATCGTGCCCGACGACGATCGTCTCGGTGTGGGCGTTCTCGGTGACGAGGCAGCCGTCGGCGCGGTCGTCGACCGACTCAGGGTCGCTACAGACACATTGACGTGGGTAGATTCGACCCCGCGGGGGCTGTCTTCGACGGCGTCGTCACGGACACGCTTGGAAGCGGCGCACTGGTCGATCTTGGCGACGACGAGGCGTTTCTCCCTTACGGCGCGACAGCGGCCCACGTCGAGACCGACGATCGCGTGCGCGTCCAGATCGACCGCCCTGTTGGCCCCTGGAGTGACGCGCGTCCCGAAGTGACGACCCAATTCTCGATTCGGGGCGCGCTCGCGTCGCTAGTGCGTGAGGAATCGACAGCGACGAGTGGTCCCGATTTGCTCGATGTCCTTTCCGTGGAGATCCCCGACGGGTGGCGTGTCTCCTGGGACCGCGAGGCCGACGAGGCTGAGTTCGCGGTGCTCGAAGCCGCTCTCGAACCGCTGCTCGATCGCGCCGAGGATCTCGATCGAGCACTCGCCGAGGCCGACGATCGCACCCGGACGGGCCAGGTGTTCCCAGGGGAGTCGACGACCTGGGTCCAGTTCGGCCGGGCGTCGCGGTTCGAACTCGATTCGCGTCGCCGGGCCGTCACGCCGACGATGCCCGGCCACCATCGCATCAAGGCGGGCGCAGAACAGGCCAGTGCCGCCGTCGATTTCGTCGAGGCGCTCGCCCCCGACTTCGAGGGGTCGTTCCCCTTCGATGTCGTTACTCGTCAGTTCGGCCCGACGGTGGGCGACCGGGTGAGAATTGCCCACGGCAAACCCGACGGCCGGACGATCAGTCTCGGTCACGGCGAAGTCACCGACCGCGACCCCGATGGAACCGTCCGGGTCGAGCGCGAGATGTCGCCGGGTGGTACCTACGATGGGCTGGGGATCGAACGCCAGGCCGGCGACGTCGCCGTGACGAAACTCACCGAGGGCAGGTGGTGGTATCCGACGGTCTACCGGGGTAACGATGGACAGAAGCGCGGCACGTATGTCAACATCTGTACGCCCGTCGAAGTGTTCCCGGACGAAGTGCGATACGTCGACCTCCACGTCGATGTCGTCAAACACGCCGATGGAACCGTCGAGCGCGTCGACGACGACGAACTCGACGCGGCGGTCGAAGCCGGGCACGTCCCCGAAGCCCTCGCGGCAAAGGCCCGGGACGTCGCCAGCGCCGTCGAAAACGCACTGTGAGCGGTGTCATCGGCCACCGCCTCGCGCCGACCGGGTAATCGACCGTGCTTAGAAGTCGACGCTGAACCCACTGTCGTGATCGCCGCCGTCTCCGGACGGGAGGTTCGGAATCAGCCACGAGAGGAAAGCGTCGGTACTGCGGGTCTGCAACCAGACCGAGCCCTGGCCTTCGAACTCACAGACCAGCCCCTCGCCGCTGAATAGCGTCGACTTGAGGCCACCGACTTTCCGGACATCGAAGCTCGTCGAGCCCTCGAAGGCGACGATGTGGCCAGTGTCGACCGTGTAGGTTTCTCCCGGGTCGAGATCGACGCGCTCGATCGCACCGTAACTCGACAGGAAGGCCCGGCCGGTCCCAGACAGTTCCAACAGGAACAGCCCTTCACCGCCGAAAAACGTCCGTCCGCCGCCAAACTGCGTATCGATGTCGACTCCGGATTGGGCAGCCAGGAACGACCCCGACTGGACGAGCAGACGTTCACTCTGGAGGTCCTTGTCGACGACATCGCCAGGTAGTGGCGGCGCGAGCGTGACGTGGCCCGGCCGCTCGGCGGTGAACGTGTTCATAAAGAACGACTCCCCACCGAAGGCCTTGCGTTTCAGCGAATCGACGATCCCGCCCTGCGCACCGGTTTCGATCTCGATGCCGTCTGTGTGACTGACCATCGCGCCGGCTTCGGCCTGCACTTGCTCGCTCTGGTCGAGTTCGACCGAGAGGAGCGCATACGAGGGCCGATGCTCGATTTCGTGATCCATGTCTTGACCCCTCGGTGGCCTCGTAATTGAATGTGTTCCCGACGACACCGTTTTACTTCGGCACACGGTACCATACATCATGGCGGGGGACAGTTCCTCAGCACCACCGGATGCGACCGAACGGGAGGCATTGCATCGGATCGAACTCGGTATCGAGTGGCTCCACCGGGCACACGGCCACCTGATCGCGTTTCACCACGATACGGGCCACGCGATGGACCACTTCGCGGCTGCAGAGCAGGCATTGCGCGAAGGGGGGCAGACGGACCTTGCCGATACGCTCAGAGACGAGTTGTTGCCCCGGGGTGTCGTCGACGAGGACCGGTGGTCCTACGACGTCGTCGAGGACTTTCAGTCGGGCGTCTACGCTGACCTGCAAGCGTTCGATCGGGCGGCACACGAGGCTGTGGCCGACGGGCGGCGCCACGTCGTCGAGCGACACCAAGAGCAGGCGTGGGCCGAGCGCTCGGAGTAGCTTCTTGCCGAGTTACCTCTCAAAACTCGAAGGTGACGTACAGCCGGTGCCCGTTCGGGCAGGTATTTTCACGCTCCTTGATGCGATCGTCGGCTGGCTCCTCTCGCGGTTCAGGGGCGACCGACCGCACTGTCGAATTCCGGGGCAGTCCCATCTGGAGTTCGGCACCGCACTCCGGGCAAGCGAGGGTT
The sequence above is drawn from the Halorhabdus sp. CBA1104 genome and encodes:
- the brz gene encoding transcriptional regulator Brz, yielding MAIETLACPECGAELQMGLPRNSTVRSVAPEPREEPADDRIKERENTCPNGHRLYVTFEF
- a CDS encoding preprotein translocase subunit Sec61beta, which produces MSSNDGGGLMSSAGLVRYFDAEDRNAITIDPKTIVAFGALFGVLVIVLNIVA
- the npdG gene encoding NADPH-dependent F420 reductase yields the protein MRVAILGGTGDVGEGLALRWAHDTDHQLVIGSRDAERARSAADEYETELADQGLDVTIEGLANEAAVTGADVVVTAVPAYHLVETIEAVRDDLAAGTVLVSPAVGMKRDEAGMHYNRPGAGSVTALAADAAPADVPVVGAFHNLAAGRLADLDAELSIDVLLVGNDDDALGTVASLTEAIDGLRALHAGPIDNAAEVESVTPLLINLAQYNDDHHDVGARFE
- a CDS encoding TIGR00266 family protein, with protein sequence MDHEIEHRPSYALLSVELDQSEQVQAEAGAMVSHTDGIEIETGAQGGIVDSLKRKAFGGESFFMNTFTAERPGHVTLAPPLPGDVVDKDLQSERLLVQSGSFLAAQSGVDIDTQFGGGRTFFGGEGLFLLELSGTGRAFLSSYGAIERVDLDPGETYTVDTGHIVAFEGSTSFDVRKVGGLKSTLFSGEGLVCEFEGQGSVWLQTRSTDAFLSWLIPNLPSGDGGDHDSGFSVDF
- a CDS encoding co-chaperone YbbN, with product MSVTLKDFQADWCGPCKTQDPILEDLKDDWPDVEFEKIDVDENQDVANEYQVRSLPTLIIEDDDGIVERFIGVTQADDIESALEEAST